The region ATTTCACTTGCTCAGAATTCCTGTtacatcagggcacagaccgtagaaatctgcccagcactattcttgtattaagttctgaagctaacgtcgaaacccatTCAAATTTAtactccaacccatccatatctattcagtcacgatcagggcatagactttTGTGATGTTTGATAGTTATATTTGTGATATTAGGCCCATCGAGCGTGACTTTGCCCACAGAAAGGCATAAGTGAACTGACGTCATATTGCATTATTTTCAACTTTCAACCTTGTAGCAGTCTGTATATGCCCTGCTTATAGTATGCAACAATTAAAACAATTTATGGGATAAATTCCTTTTTCAAGAATAGAAAATCATTGTGGTGTGTAGGGTGAGGAAAGTTCTCAATGAGGAAATTACCATTAGCATGATAAAAGGAAGGATTCCTGTGTCACTCTGATTCATGGGACATCAAGTAATGTGGGCACTTTTAGTTGTTGCAAGACAACCCTCCTATAAAGAATTCATTTGGGAGTCTCATATACTTGATCCATTGACCTGTATTATATTTAATGAAAGCTGAATAGATTGGGTTGAATTgactcatctcattcctcacatTTTTGGGCTTTTTTGAAAGCTACACTTTTTGAAGAAGAGATGATTGCTAAAGTGTTGCATGCATTTCTCTATATCTACAGAATAACACTATCATGTCTCAtttactttttattatatagTTATAATTTTATAATCAGATAAAAGTATCTTGTAAGAAAAAGAACACGGAATCAATTGACAGAaagacaaaggaaaaaaaataatgatcCAAACAAGAAAGTTCACTGTCCATTACTTGCAAAGTCCACTATCTAGGGAGTGAGGCTGACCAATACCCAGAAAAAAAGCTGAAAAGCAAAATAAAGTTTCAGGCAAATTTATCTCACCATAACCAAACAAGAGAGAAAATAACCAAAACCCAGGAAAAAATTTAAAGCAAGGCAAAATAGTGAGCAAATTTACCCCAACATAAATaaacaggaaagagaataaccaaTCCAAGGACAAACTGAAAAGCAAGATAAAGCAGCAAATAATGTACCCTAACATATCCAACAGGAAACAGAATAACCAAAACCcaagaaacatagaatcatgacggcagataaaggtcaaatgACCTATCTGGTCTGCCCTTTCTcaataaccactaactcctccttttcctaagggatctcacGTGCCTGGCCCATGCGTTCTTAAATTCCaatacagtcttcgtctccactatctccatcgggaggccattccacacatccaccaccctttccatgaaatagtattttcttagattcttcctaagtctatttctttttaatttcatcctatgccctctcattccagagttttccttcatttgaaaaaggctcacctcctgtgtattaacgccactgaggtatttaaacgtctctatcatatcccctctctcccgcctctcttccagcgtatatatgttgaggtccatgagcctgtccccatatgttttatgacagagaccatttACCATTTtggtagctgccttctggaccaactccatcctgtttatatctttccgtaggtgcggtttccagaattgcatgcagtagtccaaatggggcctcacctctccttatgcacccaagcatccttctggctttgactgtcgtcttttctacctgtttggccaccttaaggtctttGGACACAATCACCCCAAAGTCCCGCTCTCCttccgtacacagaagcacttcaccccctatactgtaccgctcccttagattattgtaacccaagtgcataacCCTAcgtttcttagcattaaatcttagttgccaattttcagaccaagcttcgctagatccttcctcatgccatccacaccctccggggtgccCACCCtactacagagtttggtatcatctgcaaagagacaaaccttactagacaacccttcctcaatatcactcacaaagatgttaaaaagggccGACCcgaggaccaatccctgcggcaCACCACTAATAACATTCCtctcctcagagcaagctccatttaccactaccctctgtctcctcccatttaaccagtttttaacccagtcagtcactttaggtcccataacAATGGCCCTCAGTttgtttatcagtcgcctgtgtagaactgtgtcaaatgctttgctaaagtccaagtataccacatctagcgccccttccatgtccaactgtttggtcacccagtcaaagaaatcaatcaaattcATCTGACATGACATGCCTCtaatgaagccatgctgcctctggtcctgcagtccatttaatttgagaaacctcatgatccttcgctttagaagcgtttctaTTAGTTTAATTATcacagaggtcagactgacaggtctgtaattcccaacctcctccttccttccactcttgtgcagagggaccacatccgcccttctccagtactctgggaccactccagattctaatgaggcattgaagaggtcagacagcggaGCTGCCAGAACATCTCCGAGTtcattgagtacccttggatgtatcccatcaggccccatcgctttctatacttttagtttagctaggtCCTCACGAACccagtcttctgagaattggtcccGGTCTACCACAAATAATTgtgaagcagttcagctttatccttatcagcttctacatatttcttgccctcagctttgagcctcactgCTATTTtgacacttcctcctgtcacttatatatctgaaaaacatcTTGTCCCCCAGTTTTGCCTTATCGgctatcttttctttcatttgtttcTTCGCTTTCCTgaagcttttccagcttctcttagtttttccatgtatttttgcctgccttcctctttctgagtcctctTGTAATTCAGTTACCATGAACAGGGTGGATTTTGTGGGAAAACACTTTTGATGAATGTTGACCCTTATCTGCAGTGGTCCAGAGCCTATTGGGTCATTATTATGGGAGTTTGAAGAAAGTTTCTGGGACACATCCGTATGAGGAGATTGTGTGCAAATGAACATAGGATTTTGATGATTATTTCCTTGATTGTCAGCTCCTGTTGAATAGAGTATGCTAAATATTGGGAACTACATTATAATTTTTTAGTGGgtagccggtagtgggaggcggggctggaggttgggaggcggggatagtgctgggcagacttatacggtctgtgccagagccggtggtgggaggcagggatagtgctgggcagacttatacggtctgtgccagagccagtggtgggaggcgggactggaggttgggaggcagggatagtgctgggcagacttatatggtctgtgccagagccggtggttgggaggcggggctgttggttgggaggcggggatagtgctgggcagacttatatggtctgtgccctgaagagcacaggtacaaatcaaagtagggtatacacaaaaagtagcacacatgagttgtcttgttgggcagactggatggaccgtgcaggtttttttctgccgtcatctactttgttactatgttactattatacaTGTATATCCATCCAAATAGAGTAAGAAAGATGGGTTATCCAGTGACAAGGACTTGTTTAAAATGCTCAGCACAGAATGCCTCCTATAAACATTGTATGTGGGAGTGTCCACAACTTCAGACCTTTTGGGCAAATGTTTGGGCCCAATTGATTACCAAGTGTGGCCATATTTGGcaggcaccaccccccccccccccccataggtctagaccaaaacattgaagtttcagccctagacattttcgttttgttcccttatggctgtaaaacatccaagtgttaggaacacacACCCTAAGCCTGCTCCCCGAAATACCCCTGAcatgctccttgtgatttggatgcactgcagaagaattgcataaataaacaaataaacatctgcaaaaaggttttgaaaatactgatttggatgttttgagaagaaattcatccaaatgctggtttgtgacatttttttagacatttttctgtttcaaaaatgtgcCCCATAGTTTCAGCTGTGGACCCCCATTTTTGGAGCTTCCTGAAGTATGGGACCCCAGGCAGTGACttgtccttccttcccctcccctgggCTGTCACTGCTCAGTATAAACATGTGAGAAGGTGAGGTTCTAGCATATATTTCTGCTCTACCTGTCCTGCTTCTGTCTTTGTTGTTATAATTGAGATAACCTGAGATAAACTCTGCCATAAACTGCATCTTTCATTTTTCAAGGAGCTGTTCATTTGACAAGGAACCTGTGGTTATGTGTCTCACAGACAAAGAACACAATGCTTCAATTTAATGTCTTTGATGACTTcagaagtctctctctctctctctcttttttcttcttcaaaAATACACctcactctggggcccttttactaggcaatggtaagcactaacgtgtgcttaccgcatgctaaaagaAACGTCCCGTGGTAGTTCTggttttttagcatgcattacccatacactaaaaaatagattttattttttttagcacagaAGGCATTTgaaggcggagagtaggcataccCTGCGCTAATTGGATGGCGTGGGTAAATCACCATGCACTGCCCGATTAGCACGCTTttaccgcctagtaaataggtggcagtaagggctcacatgctaatggccatgcactaattgggaaattagcatcaTTGCAGAAATAGAAATcgctgccattttacagctgcactaaaagtggcctcagcgtgcggGAAAGCTCTGatacctcaggccactttttagcgcagcttagcaaATCTAGGAAAATCAGACAGCATGCCTGAAAGATTGAACGCTCAGGCAGCAAAGTAATAGGTCCTGACTGTTAAACGTACTCAAAGAACTATCAGTGTGCAGTGTGCACCCACAGGGAGGGTAAGCAACTTTCAAACACCCCATTTATCTAGTTAAtggtaggttaccgacgtcagaaaggggcgggcccagcaggagaaagacgcgccatcgaagctgggcaaaggcaggcatcaggctttcttcttgcccgtgcagcgccttcggacagaggagagaggcgctgcacgggcccggtaagagggaggggggcccgatggaggaggggaatggcggcgatgaccccaaaagggggcggggcacaggacggaggatgtcgggaggcggagctgaggtgagagtagtgaggaagggaggggggcaggggctgcttgaattttgctttttcggggtggggggagcggcggaaagtggggagcagcgggggggcaaggccgtccgtacaggacgctcctgatgagcgcccttgccccctcccgatcctttttttatttttatttatttatgtttttctgacgtcctttggaccaatcacagcgcttttagctctgttaatgcgctgggattggctcaaagtttgtttattttttctcttaatgatttttcctggcacagagctgtcctaacaagtggtccagacctctcattagttttcctgcctttttcctgcgtaaaggcaatcggaaaaggttagtgcatgtcgtttcaatggggttttcacactaattgctcatctccattccattttcgttagctgctactgtcgtcggaaaataggcttaagtgcatggaaaggataggaaattcttccctgagggctcatttaacgatgaaaaacgtttagtgcatctacctcaaaGTCAGGTGGAATAACGTAGATAGATAAGCAACTATCGATTTCAAAGTTGGAGAGTGACATTGGGGCGAAATACACTGCTATAAAAATGTACCTACATATGGAAAGGGTCTTAACATAACGGGCAACAGACATTTTAAATAATACAATAATGCATGTACCTTTCATAACAGTTACAAAATTGCTATCCACGCTTCCTTATTTGATCAAAAGTAGCTTAATACAAAAATCATAACTAAGTCTTAATCTTGGGTGCTAGGTTAGGAATTGTTTTCATAGGACTGTATAATAAGATCAACAaagaaaaaggacaaaaaaaatcaTTCTAGGGGATGGAATGATGCCTCGCCCTTCTGGGCTCGATATGTTATTTTACTCCCTGGGGGATCAAAATGTACAACACAGTCTGTCCGGACACGACTCACAATTGTTGTACGTAACACTTCTGACAAACGCTATGCtcctttctttccccttcccctctggAGCCTATGGTAACAAACAAGAATGTTCTcaaatcagggcacagactgttttCCTCACCCTTGAGAAATGCCTACTGgaggttatgttttttttttccttcttctctctcttccctgctccaTCAGGTGCTTCTCTCCCAGCCCCCCTGGCCCTggcagctctcctccctccctttcctgctCCACTTCCCAGAGTTTACTTAGGAACTTCCAGCAGTCCTGTCGGTGGGTTCCCTTTCATCTGCCAGCTCCCGACCTCTCATTGGCTGCAGCCAGCTGCTTTTCTTTCGGACTGGTGGGCGCCCTGGCCCCCCATTGGCTGGATAGCCCTGCCCAGTGGGTTTTTAATGAGGAGCCCCTGAGCCCAGGCTTCCACAGTGGATTGAGGAGGACAGAGGCTGCAGAGGGTTTCCTAGTCTTGTAGACTTGAGTTGAAGTGGCTGGAGGTGCTATGGCTTCTGCTGCGCTGGAGATCCTGGGCCTGGGGCTCTGTGTTCTGGGCTGGATGGGGGTTATCCTGGCTTCTGCGTTACCCATGTGGAAAGTGACGGCTTTCATGGACCACAACATCGTAGTAGCCCAGAGTACCTGGGAAGGGCTCTGGATGACCTGCgtggtgcagagcactggccagaTGCAGTGCAAAGTCTTCGAGTCTTTGCTGGCCCTGAACAAAGAGCTGCAAACCGGCCGAGCCCTCACTGTCCTGGCTAGCATCCTGGGACTCATCGGTCTCCTGGTCACCGTCGTGGGAGCCCAGTGCACTAACTGTGTCCGGGAAGGCAAAGTCAAGTCCTGGCTGGTCGTGATCGGAGGGGTCGCCTTTATCCTCTGCGGGCTCCTGCTGCTCATCCCGCTTTGCTGGTTCGCTAACATCATCATCAGGGACTTCTATAACCCAACAGTAGACCCTTccaagaagagagagatgggggcgTCTCTGTACATCGGCTGGGCCGCCACAGCCCTACTGCTGCTGGGGGGGGCACTGCTCTGCTGCTCCTGCAACCCCCGAGGAGAAAACGCTTTCCCGGTCAAGTACTCGGCCCCCAGGAGACCCACTTCCAACGGGGAATATGACAAAAAGAATTACGTCTGAGGGGACtgagagagggtggggagggaagtcGGGGACCGATCTTACAACTCAAAATCTGGTGCTGGCTTAAAACTCAAACTGGAGGACAGAGTGGGGTAGGGAGGATTATGAGTACATTAAGGAGTTTTGTTCATCCTCCTTCCCCACACCGTGAGAGGATGCTGAGGCAAGTGGAGAGAGGCGAGGCACATTTTCTCTAGTAATTACTGCCAAGGAGGGACCAGCTGGCCAGGGGAAGAGCCAGAACTAAACTTCAGACTGGGACCAGGTTTGATCCTTTCCAGGCGGAAAAGCCCCAGATGCACCTTAGGCTGCACCCTTTGGTCTTCAGCAGCCTAAAGACAGTGATAACAACCCTCTGTGAGACTTTCCAAGGGATTAGTGCTAATATAGCAGCCATCACATGGCTGGTACCAACGTGTCCCAACTGGAAGAGGACTTCTTTTAAGATgtatgctattattattattattattatttttataatcAACGTGAAAAGATTTGCTTTGACTTTGTGTAACTGCATGTTGTTGGCAAAAAAATCTGTAAAACAAAAACCAACGATCGGCTGCTCAGGTATTTGTAACTAAGAAGACTTTCTCTAAGTTTTCCAGAAGGATTTAAAGAATTGTGTTTTATCATCGGAATATATGTCCTAGCAAGATGATCGATACACTGCTCCAAGCAGCGTTTCGATCTTTCTGGGCCTGTTAAATTCTTAGCGTTGGACCCTATAAGGCAGAACGTTGTTTACTGTATCACCACTGCTAAATTGatctaaacaaaaagaaaattgccCTTTAAATCCAGCAACCTCTCTGCACCTGATTCGGGTTTAGTGTTTACTGTTCATTTTTGGTTCTTAAGCGCCTATTagtcggagtggaggagtggcctagtggttagggtggtggactttggtcctggggaactgggttcgattcccactgcaggcagcgccttgtggctctgggcaagtcacctaagcctccattgtcccaggtacaaataagtacctgtatataatatgtaagccacattgaacctgctatgagtgggaaagcacagggtacaaatgtaagaaaaatgaaaaaaactaaCTAAGTTCACATGCAGCAGCCCAGTCCAATGTTTTGTTTTTCCAATTAATGGAACTCGATTTTAAACCAAGCAAGGTATTATTGCTACATGTGTCGTCTCCCCCCCGCCCAATCCCCCATTTTAGGTCCAGCTTTGGAAAACTGTGTTAAGGTAGCACACATTATATTGCTTGGGGATCTCTTGGGTGTCTGGCAGTGCTGCCCTGTACAGTGAGCTCTGGCCAGTAACCCAATTTGTAGCTTCATCCAGTTCTACTgctgaggatttttttttcttctttgtttctgTCAGTTACTTAGCTTATCACCAGGTATGTACAGCAAAAGTTTAGAAAAGTAGCCTCAGCACCTGCAAAGCTCATAGACACACAGACTTGGACCGTTCCTTTGAATCCATGTTACCTCTGCGAAGCAGAAAGCACATTTTGCTGAAAAACATTATCTTTGTAAATTACAatatatatgatgggaacaaaagTCAAATGTTTTTTGCTTTTCAACCTTTTGTAGGTTTTATTGTTGAAACAGTTTAACATTACAAAACTAAATGTATTTTAATGCATACATTTAGCAAGAAACCTACCAAAGTTTGCGTATAATTTCACAGTCAATAAATTTTGCTTAAAAATatcttatgtgtgtgtgtgtgtgtgtgtgtgttttttttttaaataattaaatgcATGGACTTGGATATTATAACTTGTTATGTTGTTCTCAGAGTGTACATTTGGTTTATCGTATGTATTGTGCAAATACAACCTGTACtgtgtgaataaaaaaaaaaaaagaagtgaaggAGTCTACGGAAGCGACATTAGTTAAATACCTGTTCTAATTAATCTAGCTCAGTTCTCTCCATGTCCAACAGATTTAGAAGTCATGGAGGAGGCTATCAAGTAAATATGGGAATTAGTAGAGGATCatgtactaaggggtccttttactaaggtgcgctgaaaaatgacctgcggtggtgtaggcgcgtgttttgggtttgcgcagaattattttttagtgcacctacaaaaaatgctttttttaaatttttgccgaaaatggacgtgcggcaagatgaaaattgctgtgtgtccattttgggtctgagaccttactgcaaaccattgacctagtggtaaggtctcatgcaataaccaggcagtaatggtctacatgcgtcaaatgccacttgaggCGCATAGCTGCCgtccaccagaaaataaaatatatttttcgggCACGCGTAGTAgccgtgcgccaaaattgaaattaccatgaGGGCTATGTGGTAATCATGTGGTAAGTCCAATTTGGtttgcgttgggcgcacgtaggcgcctacgtggtttagtaaaagggctcctaatttAGAAGAAATGTACTGAAGGACTTATATCTGTccctttgggctagattctgtatatggtgcccaaaaaaaaaatcagcactgaagaaaagcactattctataagccatgcttaaagttagacacagtttatagaatagcgctcacacccaggaattgcgcctaactttagatccATATCTCTGTTATTCTATAGCAATTTTAGGAACATTCCTATtccacccatgatcctcccatttgcatgccctctttttcagatcacatgtaaaatttaagtGCAAATCCcaggcctaaatttaggcatgcaaagTTCAATTATATTTCATTAGTGTCAATTATTGTGTGTTAAAAAGGCCAATTAtgtgcactaattagcttgttatttaattaaattgcatgtgcaaattgggcatgccaACAttggtgcacacaatttttggcgacgtTTACAGAGTTAGGGGGTTAATGCTTAAATCTAGACATTGCTGGTTTCTTGGTCCAGTTCTTATATTCAATATAGTAATGTTAGGAGTAAAGTGTGTGGTAGTCTGTTAACCATGTTCCTGCCATTGAGAGTGGTGCTGGGACTTCTAGGGGCCCTGCccgcagggctggtgttagatttGTTGGGTTCCAGGGCAGAATCTGGGAAAGAGACCCTAATACTTGTCTTCAAACTATGCCACCTTTAGCATCAGGCAAGCTTGGAGTCCCCTGTGATATGGAGGTCCGGTGAAATTGCACTAAttgctccccaccaccaccatcaccaccaccaccaccacactggctatgcctgcctgcctgccctgtgCAACTGAAACCCCAAAATTGGTGCACCACTCTGGATGATAGAGTTATAGCTTTTGGGGTGAATTGACTGGTAACCCAACAGCTGCTTTGAGGTGCACAGGAGTCTACCATCTGTGTTTCTATCATCCAGAGTGGAACCCAGATGGTAAACTCCTGTGTGCCTTAAAACAGCAGTTGGTTACCAGTCAATTCACCCCAAAGGCTTGGGCCTTCACTAGTGTTTCTGTGAATATTTACCTCCATTGGATTGCTGCAAATATTTCTTATCTTAAAAGGGAATATTTGATTGCTAGTATAGGGCCCCTCTCTATCCCTGGTCCTACCCACAGAGGGTTAGTCACTGAACTAGATAAACAGCTTTTGTCTCTCCAAGGTTTTACCTCAACTACTCAAGCTCAGAGTAAGGGTAAGTCCGGTCAGTCTCCCCTTTACCCATGTGCCTCTAGTCAAACAGCAAGAAAAAGatattttattcttttctttctgtGGAAATTCTAGGAGTTTATGTTTGTTTAGGCTTTATATATCGCCTTCCGTACAAGACATTGAGGCGgttcacaataaaatataataaacatagagggaaaggaaaattgtaatgacaattaattataggaaagaGACACGGAGTTGTGCCAATCCACCCTCATTCCTTTATCTGATTCCATTAGAATGGAATTAGAAAGAACAACTTAGTTAGAGCTGTTCTTTAACatgtttaaatattatagtaaatACCATACCTCCCTAGCCCATCACaggcttttttttcctttgttgaaGTCTTTACATGCAAATGGTGTAAATGTATCGTCAATGtatcttcatagtaacatagtagatgacggcagaaaaagacctgcacggtccatccagtctgcccaaaaagataaactcatgtgtgctactttttgtgtataccttaccttgatttgtatctgccattttcagggcacagaccatagaagtctgcccagcactagccccacctcccaaccaccagccccacctcccaccactggctctgccacccaatctcggttaagcttctgaggatccattccttctcaacaggattcctttatgtttatcccatgtatgtttgaattccgttaccgttttcatctccaccacctcccacaggagggcattccaagtatccaccactctctccgtgaaaaaatacttcc is a window of Microcaecilia unicolor chromosome 11, aMicUni1.1, whole genome shotgun sequence DNA encoding:
- the CLDN5 gene encoding claudin-5, which gives rise to MASAALEILGLGLCVLGWMGVILASALPMWKVTAFMDHNIVVAQSTWEGLWMTCVVQSTGQMQCKVFESLLALNKELQTGRALTVLASILGLIGLLVTVVGAQCTNCVREGKVKSWLVVIGGVAFILCGLLLLIPLCWFANIIIRDFYNPTVDPSKKREMGASLYIGWAATALLLLGGALLCCSCNPRGENAFPVKYSAPRRPTSNGEYDKKNYV